One genomic window of Pseudomonas aeruginosa includes the following:
- the phnG gene encoding phosphonate C-P lyase system protein PhnG has translation MTALHSDPTIAARQRWMGVLARARREELDAHADALRDADYHLLRAAETGMTLVRGRMGGTGSPFNLGEMTVTRCVVRLGDGRTGYSYVAGRDKRHAELAALADAHLQGADAAAWQARLIEPLARTQAERRAAQEAEIATTKVEFFTLVRGED, from the coding sequence ATGACCGCCTTGCATTCCGATCCCACCATCGCCGCACGACAGCGCTGGATGGGCGTGCTCGCCCGCGCCCGTCGCGAGGAGCTGGACGCCCATGCGGACGCCCTGCGCGATGCCGACTATCACCTGCTGCGCGCCGCCGAGACCGGCATGACCCTGGTGCGCGGACGCATGGGCGGCACCGGCAGCCCGTTCAACCTCGGCGAGATGACCGTGACCCGCTGCGTGGTGCGGCTCGGTGACGGACGCACCGGCTACAGCTATGTCGCCGGGCGCGACAAGCGCCACGCCGAACTGGCCGCCCTGGCCGACGCGCACCTGCAGGGCGCCGACGCGGCGGCCTGGCAGGCGCGCCTGATCGAACCGCTGGCCCGCACCCAGGCCGAGCGCCGCGCCGCCCAGGAGGCGGAAATCGCCACTACCAAGGTGGAGTTCTTCACCCTGGTCCGAGGAGAAGATTGA
- the phnH gene encoding phosphonate C-P lyase system protein PhnH — protein sequence MTSASLPSPADTAALLQPAFQDPVLDAQRSFRAALKALAEPGLVRNLDRAPALAALQPASYALCLSFLDSDTPLWLAPGLDSPTLRANLAFHCGCPIVAEREQALFALLDEGELDDLSGFDSGSDRYPDQSCTLLIQLAGLDGGASLEWRGPGIAEVRQVALPVSAGFWAQRAARTEFPRGLDAFFAAGERILGLPRSTRVSEPVEEVA from the coding sequence ATGACCAGCGCTTCGCTTCCCAGCCCGGCGGATACCGCCGCGCTATTGCAACCGGCGTTCCAGGACCCGGTCCTGGATGCCCAGCGGAGTTTCCGCGCGGCGCTCAAGGCCCTCGCCGAACCGGGGCTGGTGCGCAACCTCGACCGCGCACCGGCGCTGGCCGCGTTGCAACCGGCCAGCTACGCGCTGTGCCTGAGCTTCCTCGACTCCGACACCCCGCTGTGGCTGGCGCCGGGTCTCGACAGCCCGACGTTGCGCGCCAACCTGGCCTTCCATTGCGGCTGCCCGATCGTCGCCGAGCGTGAGCAGGCGCTGTTCGCCTTGCTCGACGAAGGCGAGCTGGACGACCTGAGCGGCTTCGACAGCGGCAGCGACCGTTATCCGGACCAGTCCTGCACCCTGCTGATCCAGCTTGCCGGCCTCGATGGCGGCGCCTCGCTGGAGTGGCGCGGACCGGGCATCGCCGAAGTGCGCCAGGTGGCGTTGCCGGTGAGCGCCGGGTTCTGGGCACAGCGCGCCGCACGCACCGAATTCCCCAGGGGCCTGGATGCCTTCTTCGCCGCCGGCGAGCGCATCCTCGGCCTGCCACGCAGTACCCGGGTCAGCGAACCCGTCGAGGAGGTGGCCTGA
- a CDS encoding carbon-phosphorus lyase complex subunit PhnI codes for MYVAVKGGEKAIDNAHRLLAHKRRGDTALPELSVEQIRQQMPLAVSRVMTEGSLYDEQLAALAIKQAAGDLMEAIFLLRAYRTTLPRFAASLPLDTAGMRLQRRISATYKDLPGGQLLGPTFDYTHRLLDFSLLAEGDYPGPEVERGASLEPCPRVLGLLDREGLMTPEYELPGAVPDITREPLDFPTGRAQRLQALARGDEGFLLALGYSTQRGYGRNHPFAGEIRIGACEVWLEPEELGFAVPVGEIEVTECEMVNQFVGSREELPQFTRGYGLAFGYAERKAMGMALVDRALRAEEYGEEVVSPAQQEEFVLMHCDNVEAGGFVSHLKLPHYVDFQSELELIRKLRRPGVAESAQPTDQEKRA; via the coding sequence ATGTACGTAGCCGTCAAGGGTGGCGAGAAGGCCATCGACAACGCCCATCGCCTGCTGGCGCACAAGCGCCGCGGCGATACCGCGCTGCCGGAGCTGTCGGTGGAGCAGATCCGCCAGCAGATGCCGCTGGCCGTGTCGCGGGTGATGACCGAGGGTTCGCTGTACGACGAGCAACTGGCGGCACTGGCGATCAAGCAGGCGGCCGGCGACCTGATGGAAGCGATCTTCCTTCTCCGCGCCTACCGCACCACGCTGCCGCGCTTCGCCGCCAGCCTGCCGCTGGACACCGCCGGGATGCGTCTGCAACGACGGATCTCGGCGACCTACAAGGACCTGCCGGGCGGGCAACTGCTCGGTCCGACCTTCGACTATACCCATCGCCTGCTCGACTTCAGCCTGCTCGCCGAGGGCGACTACCCCGGCCCCGAAGTGGAGCGGGGCGCGTCCCTGGAGCCTTGTCCGCGCGTGCTCGGCCTGCTCGACCGGGAAGGCCTGATGACGCCGGAGTACGAGCTGCCCGGCGCGGTGCCGGATATCACCCGCGAGCCGCTCGACTTCCCCACCGGCCGCGCCCAGCGCCTGCAGGCCCTGGCCCGCGGCGACGAGGGCTTCCTTCTCGCCCTGGGCTATTCGACCCAGCGCGGCTACGGCCGCAACCATCCGTTTGCCGGGGAGATCCGCATCGGCGCCTGCGAGGTCTGGCTGGAGCCCGAGGAACTCGGCTTCGCGGTGCCGGTGGGCGAGATCGAGGTCACCGAGTGCGAGATGGTCAACCAGTTCGTCGGTTCCCGCGAGGAACTGCCGCAATTCACCCGTGGCTACGGCCTGGCCTTCGGCTACGCCGAGCGCAAGGCGATGGGCATGGCCCTGGTCGACCGCGCCCTGCGCGCCGAGGAATACGGCGAGGAGGTGGTGTCGCCGGCGCAGCAGGAAGAGTTCGTCCTGATGCACTGCGACAACGTCGAGGCCGGCGGCTTCGTCTCGCACCTGAAGCTGCCGCACTACGTCGATTTCCAGTCCGAGCTGGAGCTGATTCGCAAGCTGCGTCGTCCCGGCGTCGCCGAATCCGCGCAACCCACTGACCAGGAGAAGCGCGCATGA
- a CDS encoding alpha-D-ribose 1-methylphosphonate 5-phosphate C-P-lyase PhnJ, with product MSLSPQASAAPEQGYNFAYLDEQTKRMIRRGLLKAVAIPGYQVPFGGREMPLPYGWGTGGMQVTAAILGADDVLKVIDQGADDTTNAVSIRRFFARTAGVATTERTPEATVIQTRHRIPETALSGEQIMVYQVPIPEPLRFIEPSEAETRTMHALDDYGVMHVKLYEDIATFGHIATSYAYPVTVDERYVMDPSPIPKFDNPKLDMSPALMLFGAGREKRLYAVPPFTRVASLDFEDHPFEVQRWEESCAFCGSHESYLDELIVDDRGGKRFVCSDTDYCTQRRACQEEGEDAQ from the coding sequence ATGAGCCTTTCCCCGCAAGCCAGCGCCGCGCCGGAGCAGGGCTACAACTTCGCCTACCTCGACGAGCAGACCAAGCGCATGATCCGCCGCGGCCTGCTCAAGGCGGTGGCGATCCCCGGCTACCAGGTGCCCTTCGGCGGCCGCGAGATGCCGCTGCCCTACGGCTGGGGCACCGGCGGCATGCAGGTGACCGCGGCCATCCTCGGTGCCGACGACGTGCTCAAGGTGATCGACCAGGGCGCCGACGACACCACCAACGCGGTATCCATCCGGCGTTTCTTCGCCCGCACCGCCGGGGTCGCCACCACCGAACGGACCCCGGAGGCGACGGTGATCCAGACCCGCCACCGGATACCGGAAACCGCCCTGAGCGGCGAGCAGATCATGGTCTACCAGGTGCCGATCCCCGAGCCGCTGCGCTTCATCGAGCCTTCCGAGGCGGAGACCCGGACCATGCATGCGCTCGACGACTACGGGGTGATGCACGTGAAGCTCTACGAGGACATCGCCACCTTCGGCCATATCGCCACCAGCTATGCCTACCCGGTGACGGTGGACGAGCGCTACGTGATGGATCCCTCGCCAATTCCCAAGTTCGACAACCCCAAGCTGGACATGAGCCCGGCGCTGATGCTGTTCGGCGCCGGTCGCGAGAAACGCCTGTACGCGGTACCGCCGTTCACCCGGGTGGCGAGCCTGGACTTCGAGGACCACCCCTTCGAAGTCCAGCGCTGGGAAGAAAGCTGCGCCTTCTGCGGCAGCCACGAGTCCTACCTGGACGAACTGATCGTCGACGACCGTGGCGGCAAGCGCTTCGTCTGTTCCGACACCGATTACTGCACGCAGCGGCGTGCCTGCCAGGAAGAAGGGGAGGACGCGCAATGA
- the phnK gene encoding phosphonate C-P lyase system protein PhnK has protein sequence MNAVCESIDANLDARDRPLLLVRGLTRLYGPEKGCQEVDFDLYPGEVLGIVGESGSGKSTLLSLLSGRCPPDAGTVAYRDDGDRWLDLYAASEAERRTLLRTEWGFVEQNPRDGLRMGVSAGANIGERLMAQGVRHYGRLRQAGLDWLEQVEIDPLRIDDLPRTFSGGMQQRLQIARNLVSAPRLVFMDEPTGGLDVSVQARLLDLLRGLVRELDLAVVIVTHDLAVARLLADRLMVMRRSRVVEAGLTDQILDDPQHPYTQLLVSSVLQP, from the coding sequence ATGAACGCGGTCTGCGAATCCATCGATGCGAACCTCGACGCGCGCGATCGGCCGCTGCTCTTGGTGCGTGGCCTGACCCGCCTGTACGGGCCGGAAAAGGGCTGCCAGGAGGTCGACTTCGATCTCTACCCCGGCGAGGTGCTGGGCATCGTCGGTGAGTCCGGCTCGGGCAAGTCGACCCTGCTCTCGTTGCTCTCCGGGCGCTGTCCGCCGGACGCCGGCACGGTCGCCTACCGCGACGACGGCGACCGCTGGCTGGACCTCTACGCCGCCAGCGAAGCCGAGCGGCGCACCCTGCTGCGCACCGAGTGGGGCTTCGTCGAGCAGAACCCGCGCGACGGCCTGCGCATGGGCGTGTCCGCCGGCGCCAACATCGGCGAACGGCTGATGGCCCAGGGCGTGCGCCACTACGGTCGGCTGCGCCAGGCCGGGTTGGACTGGCTGGAACAGGTGGAGATCGATCCGCTGCGCATCGACGACCTGCCGCGAACCTTTTCCGGCGGCATGCAGCAGCGCCTGCAGATCGCCCGCAACCTGGTCTCGGCGCCACGCCTGGTGTTCATGGACGAACCCACCGGCGGCCTCGACGTGTCGGTGCAGGCGCGCCTGCTCGACCTGCTGCGCGGCCTGGTGCGCGAGCTGGACCTGGCGGTGGTGATCGTCACCCACGACCTGGCGGTGGCGCGCCTGCTCGCCGACCGCCTGATGGTCATGCGCCGTTCGCGGGTGGTGGAAGCCGGTCTCACCGACCAGATTCTCGACGACCCGCAGCATCCGTACACGCAATTGCTGGTGTCGTCGGTCCTGCAACCCTGA
- the phnL gene encoding phosphonate C-P lyase system protein PhnL: MNNLIEVRDLSKTFTLHQQQGVVLNVLRGLNFNVAGGECLVLHGRSGAGKSTLLRTLYGNYLPAGGSIRLRHAGDWLELVGAEPREVLAVRRQTLGYVSQFLRVIPRVATLDVVMEPALARGWSRDSAELRARSLLARLNIPERLWQLAPGTFSGGEQQRVNIARGFMVEWPILLLDEPTASLDEANRQVVLELIGEAKGAGAALIGIFHDRAAREAVASRYLDMSQELSRQEQAHVV; the protein is encoded by the coding sequence ATGAACAACCTGATCGAGGTCCGCGACCTCAGCAAGACCTTCACCCTGCACCAGCAACAGGGCGTAGTGCTCAATGTGCTGCGCGGGCTCAACTTCAATGTCGCCGGCGGCGAATGCCTGGTGCTCCACGGACGCTCCGGCGCCGGCAAGAGCACCCTGCTGCGCACGCTCTACGGCAACTACCTGCCGGCCGGCGGCAGCATCCGCCTGCGCCACGCCGGCGACTGGCTGGAACTGGTCGGCGCCGAGCCTCGCGAGGTGCTCGCCGTGCGCCGCCAGACCCTCGGCTACGTCAGCCAGTTCCTGCGGGTGATCCCGCGGGTGGCGACCCTCGACGTGGTCATGGAGCCGGCCCTGGCCCGTGGCTGGAGCCGCGACAGCGCCGAACTGCGGGCGCGCAGCCTGCTGGCCCGGCTGAACATCCCGGAACGCCTCTGGCAACTGGCGCCGGGCACCTTTTCCGGCGGCGAGCAGCAACGCGTCAACATTGCCCGCGGCTTCATGGTCGAGTGGCCGATCCTGCTGCTCGACGAGCCGACCGCGTCCCTCGACGAAGCCAACCGCCAGGTAGTGCTGGAACTGATCGGCGAAGCCAAGGGCGCCGGCGCCGCGTTGATCGGCATCTTCCACGACCGCGCCGCCCGCGAGGCGGTGGCCAGCCGCTACCTGGACATGAGCCAGGAGCTTTCCCGCCAGGAGCAAGCCCATGTCGTCTGA
- a CDS encoding alpha-D-ribose 1-methylphosphonate 5-triphosphate diphosphatase, translated as MSSERVLSNARVVSAERVFVGSVLLRDGLIAAVDEGRSHLAGAEDLGGDYLLPGLVELHTDNLEKHMTPRPGVDWPSASAVLAHDAQIVAAGITTVFDALSIGDVNPKGKRMQQLPKMLEAIGEAAASGDARADHRLHLRCEVSHPQTLEVFRELAEHPLVQLVSVMDHAPGQRQFARLEKYREYYQGKYHLSDAEMDAFIVEQVANSERYSDAARAAIVDVCQGRGLSVASHDDATLAHVRESAGYGMAIAEFPTTVEAARASHEHGLQVLMGAPNVVRGGSHSGNVAAAQLAGIGVLDILSSDYYPASLLHAALLLAGEHSEYDAIRYDLPRAVAMVSRTPALAAGLTDRGEIRVGLRADLLQARALGNNQPVVRQVWRGGQRVF; from the coding sequence ATGTCGTCTGAACGCGTTCTCAGCAATGCCCGGGTAGTCAGCGCCGAGCGGGTCTTCGTCGGCAGCGTGCTGCTGCGCGACGGCCTGATCGCCGCGGTCGACGAAGGCCGCAGCCACCTGGCCGGGGCCGAGGACCTGGGGGGCGACTACCTGCTGCCCGGCCTGGTCGAGCTGCACACCGACAACCTGGAGAAGCACATGACCCCGCGTCCCGGCGTCGACTGGCCGTCGGCCTCGGCGGTGCTGGCGCACGACGCGCAGATCGTCGCCGCGGGAATCACCACGGTGTTCGACGCGCTGTCCATCGGCGACGTCAACCCCAAGGGCAAGCGCATGCAGCAGTTGCCGAAGATGCTCGAGGCCATCGGCGAGGCCGCCGCCAGCGGCGACGCGCGCGCCGACCATCGCCTGCACCTGCGTTGCGAGGTCAGCCATCCGCAGACGCTGGAGGTGTTCCGCGAACTGGCCGAGCATCCGCTGGTGCAACTGGTCTCGGTGATGGACCACGCCCCCGGCCAGCGCCAGTTCGCCAGGCTGGAGAAGTACCGCGAGTACTACCAGGGCAAGTACCACCTGAGCGATGCCGAGATGGACGCCTTCATCGTCGAGCAGGTAGCCAACTCCGAGCGCTACAGCGACGCCGCCCGTGCGGCCATCGTCGATGTCTGCCAGGGACGCGGCCTGTCGGTGGCCAGCCATGACGACGCGACCCTCGCGCATGTCCGCGAGTCGGCCGGCTACGGCATGGCCATCGCCGAGTTCCCGACCACCGTGGAGGCCGCCAGGGCCAGCCACGAGCACGGCCTGCAGGTGCTGATGGGCGCGCCCAACGTGGTCCGCGGCGGTTCCCACTCGGGCAACGTGGCGGCGGCGCAACTGGCGGGAATCGGCGTGCTGGATATCCTTTCCAGCGACTACTATCCGGCCAGCCTGCTGCATGCGGCCTTGCTGCTCGCCGGCGAGCACAGCGAGTATGATGCGATCCGCTACGACCTGCCGCGCGCGGTGGCGATGGTCAGCCGTACCCCGGCGCTGGCCGCCGGGCTGACCGATCGTGGCGAAATCCGCGTCGGCCTGCGCGCCGATCTGCTGCAGGCGCGGGCGCTCGGCAATAACCAGCCGGTGGTGCGTCAGGTCTGGCGCGGCGGGCAGAGAGTGTTCTGA
- the phnN gene encoding phosphonate metabolism protein/1,5-bisphosphokinase (PRPP-forming) PhnN produces the protein MTGRLIYLMGPSGSGKDSLLQAAREPLALRGCRIVRRVITRSAEAVGEDAQAVTPAQFDTLERASAFAMSWRANGLCYGIPVQIDEWLAQGYDVLVNGSRGYLAQARRRYPDLLAVLLGVKTEVLRQRLLARGRESPEEIEARLARNAEFAAGLEGPLFQLDNSGDLDDTLRSLLARLGSDRACA, from the coding sequence ATGACAGGCAGACTGATTTATCTGATGGGGCCTTCCGGCTCGGGCAAGGACAGCCTGTTGCAGGCCGCGCGCGAGCCCCTGGCGCTGCGCGGCTGCCGTATCGTGCGGCGGGTGATCACGCGCTCCGCGGAAGCGGTGGGGGAGGACGCCCAGGCGGTGACCCCGGCGCAGTTCGACACCCTCGAGCGGGCCTCGGCGTTTGCCATGAGCTGGCGCGCCAACGGCCTTTGCTATGGCATTCCGGTGCAGATCGACGAGTGGCTGGCGCAGGGCTACGACGTGCTGGTGAACGGCTCGCGCGGCTACCTGGCGCAGGCCCGCCGGCGCTATCCGGATCTGCTCGCGGTCCTGCTCGGGGTGAAAACCGAGGTGCTGCGCCAGCGCCTGCTGGCGCGCGGCCGGGAAAGCCCCGAGGAAATCGAGGCGCGCCTGGCGCGCAACGCCGAGTTCGCCGCCGGCCTGGAGGGCCCGCTGTTCCAACTGGACAACTCCGGTGACCTCGACGACACGCTACGCAGCCTCCTGGCCCGTCTCGGCAGCGACCGCGCATGCGCCTGA
- the phnP gene encoding phosphonate metabolism protein PhnP, translating to MRLTLLGTGDARQVPVYGCDCPACRNARADAGLRRRPCSALLECAGQRWLIDSGLVDLCERFPPHSLDGILQTHYHADHAQGLLHLRWGQGLVIPVHGPADPEGLADLYKHPGILDFSQPFGAFERRQWGALAATALPLVHSKPTFGYLLEGASEEGTIRRLAYLTDTVGLPADSASRLLAAPLDLLVLDCSMPPQERPPRNHNDLTRALECIESLRPRRAVLTHVGHALDAWLLDHPAALPEGVELAHDGMCLPL from the coding sequence ATGCGCCTGACCCTGCTCGGCACCGGCGACGCCCGCCAGGTGCCGGTCTACGGTTGCGATTGCCCGGCCTGTCGCAACGCCCGCGCCGACGCCGGCCTGCGTCGCCGTCCCTGTAGCGCGCTGCTGGAGTGCGCCGGCCAGCGCTGGCTGATCGACAGCGGCCTGGTCGATCTCTGCGAGCGCTTCCCGCCCCATAGCCTCGACGGCATCCTCCAGACCCATTACCACGCCGACCACGCCCAAGGCCTGCTGCACCTGCGCTGGGGCCAGGGCCTGGTGATCCCGGTGCACGGCCCGGCCGACCCGGAGGGCCTCGCCGACCTCTACAAGCATCCGGGCATCCTCGATTTCAGCCAGCCCTTCGGCGCCTTCGAGCGGCGCCAGTGGGGCGCGCTGGCGGCGACCGCGCTACCGCTGGTCCACTCGAAGCCGACCTTCGGCTACTTGCTGGAGGGGGCTTCCGAGGAAGGAACGATACGGCGTCTGGCCTACCTCACCGATACCGTCGGGCTGCCGGCGGACAGCGCCTCGCGATTGCTCGCGGCTCCGCTGGACCTGCTGGTGCTGGACTGCTCGATGCCGCCGCAGGAGCGGCCGCCGCGCAACCACAACGACCTGACGCGGGCACTGGAGTGCATCGAATCGCTGCGTCCCCGGCGGGCCGTGTTGACTCACGTCGGGCATGCGCTGGACGCCTGGCTGCTGGACCACCCCGCTGCGTTGCCCGAGGGGGTGGAACTGGCACACGACGGCATGTGCCTGCCGCTGTGA
- a CDS encoding PA3371 family protein, whose translation MSRSAVILLFVVIASAILALSLPPDATLLAWCAWGLLGISGAWLLFALVVGRRIRFDPSLD comes from the coding sequence ATGTCACGATCCGCCGTCATTCTTCTGTTCGTGGTGATCGCCAGCGCGATCCTGGCGCTGAGCCTGCCGCCCGACGCCACCCTCCTCGCCTGGTGCGCCTGGGGACTGCTGGGTATATCCGGCGCCTGGCTGCTGTTTGCGCTGGTGGTAGGTCGGCGAATCCGCTTCGATCCCAGCCTGGACTGA